In Poecilia reticulata strain Guanapo linkage group LG1, Guppy_female_1.0+MT, whole genome shotgun sequence, one genomic interval encodes:
- the LOC103480680 gene encoding E3 ubiquitin/ISG15 ligase TRIM25-like, translating into MAQANISVTESQFRCPICLDILRDPVSIPCGHTYCMVCISNYWDQVDLGQFSCPQCRDIFSPRPVLRRNTVLAEVVDKLKLSEMVHEPELYLGEAGEVPCDFCPTESTLRAGKSCLVCLASFCDIHVLPHREVGPLRRHKLVDAVERLAEKLCAQHRLGLEPVGSGSDVEAEWSGDCLLCQADQEEEERRADTLKARRQLQLQESQRTVQGRIRTGERDLEELQQNLDSLKVLSSTVLEESDALFAEIAQRLEKTKAEVGALLEAKGRAAAGRLERDIALLETDLEELRRRDEEIGQLLRTEDNVRLTQAAALLCVPVSADRPSGTFNLAPEAFSDARRALSHLRSCIEDVCREEVDRIGRVGNENCVPTRELVNGGQSNRVGNSKPQRSQSVGQQNSRAVPVPFPLSTLCLQLPDQRMRAALLRFSCRLSLDANTAYPSLLLLEEPQGAHCGEDTQPYPPHPHRFDSIAQVLCREGLFGAASYWEVEWRGGGWVDIGVTSLSIGRKGGGKPCLLGRNEYSWRLRCTHTGYSAWHDNRKTTVAAPPCQRIGVLLERQKGSLSFYSMSDTVVLLHTFQCQFSEPLYPAFRFDLDSTLLICPHPGANANANASRI; encoded by the exons ATGGCTCAGGCTAACATCTCAGTGACAGAGAGCCAGTTCAGGTGTCCCATCTGCCTGGACATCCTCAGAGACCCGGTGTCCATCCCTTGCGGACACACCTACTGCATGGTGTGCATCAGCAACTACTGGGACCAGGTAGACTTGGGCCAGTTCAGCTGCCCACAGTGCCGGGACATCTTCAGCCCTCGACCGGTGCTCCGGAGAAACACGGTGCTCGCCGAGGTCGTCGACAAACTCAAATTGAGCGAAATGGTCCACGAGCCGGAACTGTACCTGGGCGAAGCCGGCGAGGTGCCGTGTGACTTCTGTCCGACAGAGAGCACGCTGAGGGCGGGCAAGTCGTGCCTGGTCTGCCTGGCGTCCTTCTGTGATATCCATGTCCTGCCGCACCGAGAGGTCGGACCTCTGCGGCGGCACAAGCTGGTGGACGCGGTGGAGCGGCTGGCGGAGAAGCTGTGCGCCCAGCACCGCCTCGGTCTGGAGCCCGTGGGGAGCGGCTCCGACGTGGAGGCCGAGTGGAGCGGCGACTGCCTTCTCTGCCAGGCTgaccaggaggaggaggagcgcaGGGCGGACACGCTGAAAGCCAGGAGACAG ctccagctccagGAATCCCAGAGAACAGTTCAGGGAAGGATACGGACCGGAGAGAGGGACCTGGAAGAGCTCCAGCAGAACTTGGACTCCCTGAAG gttttgtcCTCGACCGTTCTAGAGGAGAGTGATGCTCTGTTCGCTGAGATCGCTCAGCGTCTGGAGAAAACTAAAGCTGAG GTGGGAGCGTTGCTGGAGGCAAAGGGCCGAGCGGCGGCCGGCAGACTGGAGCGAGACATCGCGCTTCTTGAGACGGacctggaggagctgaggaggagaGACGAGGAGATCGGCCAGCTGCTGCGAACCGAAGACAACGTCCGGCTGACACAG GCGGCCGCGTTGCTCTGCGTCCCCGTCTCCGCCGATCGGCCCTCCGGGACCTTCAACCTGGCCCCAGAGGCCTTCAGCGACGCCAGGAGAGCGCTGAGCCATCTCCGCAGCTGCATCGAGGACGTCTGTAGGGAGGAGGTCGACAGGATCGGCCGTGTGG gtaATGAGAACTGCGTCCCCACCAGAGAGCTTGTAAACG GTGGCCAGAGTAACCGAGTGGGGAACTCCAAACCTCAGCGATCCCAATCTGTGGGGCAACAAAACAGCAGGG CTGTTCCAGTTCCGTTTCCTCTGTCCACATTGTGCCTGCAGCTTCCTGATCAGAGGATGAGGGCAGCTTTACTCAGAT TTTCGTGTCGTCTCTCTTTGGACGCCAACACAGCCTACCCGAGTCTGCTTCTCCTGGAGGAGCCTCAGGGCGCCCACTGTGGCGAGGACACCCAGCCCTATCCGCCCCATCCGCATCGCTTTGATTCAATAGCTCAGGTCTTGTGCAGGGAGGGCCTGTTTGGCGCCGCCAGctactgggaggtggagtggcGGGGAGGAGGATGGGTCGACATTGGGGTCACGTCGCTGTCAATCGGACGCAAAGGCGGCGGAAAGCCCTGCCTGCTCGGCCGTAACGAGTACTCCTGGCGGCTGCGGTGCACGCATACAGGCTACTCGGCGTGGCACGACAACCGCAAGACCACGGTGGCTGCCCCGCCCTGCCAGCGGATCGGGGTTCTGCTGGAGAGACAGAAAGGGTCCTTGTCTTTCTACAGCATGTCGGACACAGTGGTACTCCTCCACACCTTTCAGTGCCAGTTCTCCGAACCACTGTACCCGGCTTTCCGCTTTGATCTGGACTCCACCCTGCTCATCTGCCCACACCcaggagctaatgctaatgctaatgctagcaggatctaa